Part of the Moraxella ovis genome is shown below.
ACCAAACCAGCTGCCATTACCGATGATTTCACGGATCGTCGCAACAAAAATCAATACTGCTGAGTAGCCCAAGCCATTACCAATACCATCTAAAAAGCTAGGTACAGGCGGATTACTCATGGCAAATGCTTCAGCTCGACCCATAACGATACAGTTGGTGATGATCAGACCGACGAATACCGATAACGAACGGCTGATTTCATAAGCGAAAGCTTGCAAAATCTGATCAACCACGATGACCAATGAAGCAATAATAACCATCTGTACAATAATACGAATGGATGAGGGAATTTTATTACGGATAATCGAGATAAAAAAGCTTGAAAATGCCGTAACTAAGGTTAGTGCGATACACATAACCAAAGCGTTTGCAACGCTTGTGGTGACCGCAAGTGCCGAGCAAATACCCAAAATCTGTAGTGCAATTGGGTTATTGTCAAAAATCGGCGTTGTTAAAATGCTTTTGGTATCAGCCATGATTACACTCCTTCGCCATTGCCTGCTTGACCAGCTTTTAGATTATCCAAAAATGGCTTATAACCATCTTCACCAATCCAGTACTGTAGTAGATTGTTCACACCGCGGATGGTCAAAGTTGCACCACTGATGCCATCAACTTGACCTTCACGCGCTGTACCTGCTTTGACAACGGCGATTTTTCTAGAACCATCTTCGTTATATAGCTCTTTATCCACCCAAGTCTCTTGCCACTGAGGCTCTTCGATGCGCGAACCTAGACCCGGAGTTTCTTTGTGTTGATAAAAATTCACGCCTTTGACAGTGTTTAAATCTTTATCCAAGGTCAAAAGACCAAAAATCGGACCCCACAAGCCAGCGCCGTGAATGGGCAGAACGATTTGATCGATCTCACCATTGGCGTCTTTTGCCAAATATACTTTCGCAAAGTTAGGCTTACCGCCAATTTTGGCGATGTCATCCACTAATGAGGTGGATAAATAAGGCGTGCGTGCTGCTTTTGACACATCAT
Proteins encoded:
- a CDS encoding NADH:ubiquinone reductase (Na(+)-transporting) subunit D codes for the protein MADTKSILTTPIFDNNPIALQILGICSALAVTTSVANALVMCIALTLVTAFSSFFISIIRNKIPSSIRIIVQMVIIASLVIVVDQILQAFAYEISRSLSVFVGLIITNCIVMGRAEAFAMSNPPVPSFLDGIGNGLGYSAVLIFVATIREIIGNGSWFGITLLEKVTEGGWYIPNGLLLLPPSSFFVIAGFIALVRLWKKDQHEPAEFVMKPQSKGMGGH
- a CDS encoding Na(+)-translocating NADH-quinone reductase subunit C, producing the protein MSAKNSNVSTAVTALILCLVCSVMVSAVAVGLKSKQQENARLDLNKNILMAADMYDPETDSSSVIPERFADFDVRLVNLQTGKFATDQEISAAGINDVDGYDVSKAARTPYLSTSLVDDIAKIGGKPNFAKVYLAKDANGEIDQIVLPIHGAGLWGPIFGLLTLDKDLNTVKGVNFYQHKETPGLGSRIEEPQWQETWVDKELYNEDGSRKIAVVKAGTAREGQVDGISGATLTIRGVNNLLQYWIGEDGYKPFLDNLKAGQAGNGEGV